In the genome of Capra hircus breed San Clemente chromosome 5, ASM170441v1, whole genome shotgun sequence, one region contains:
- the ARHGDIB gene encoding rho GDP-dissociation inhibitor 2 isoform X1, with protein MIKMTEKAPEPHVEEDDDELDGKLNYKPPPQKSLKELQEMDKDDESLIKYKKTLLGDGPVVADPTAPNVTVTRLTLVCESAPGPITMDLTGDLEALKKETFVLKEGVEYRVKINFKVNKDIVSGLKYVQHTYRTGVKVDKATFMVGSYGPRPEEYEFLTPIEEAPKGMLARGTYHNKSFFTDDDKHDHLTWEWNLSIKKDWTE; from the exons ATG ATCAAAATGACTGAAAAGGCCCCAGAACCACACGTGGAAGAGGATGACGATGAGCTGGATGGCAAGCTCAACTACAAACCCCCCCCACAAAAGTCCCTGAAGGAGCTTCAGGAGATGGACAAAGATGATGAAAGTCTAATTAAGTACAAGAAAACGCTCCTGGGGGATGGTCCTGTGGTAGCAG ACCCAACAGCCCCCAATGTCACTGTCACCCGCCTGACCCTCGTTTGTGAAAGTGCCCCAGGACCAATCACCATGGACCTCACTG GGGATCTGGAAGCCCTTAAAAAAGAAACCTTTGTCCTAAAGGAAGGTGTTGAATATAGAGTCAAAATTAACTTCAAA GTGAACAAGGATATTGTGTCAGGACTGAAGTATGTTCAACACACCTACCGGACGGGGGTGAAAG tgGATAAAGCAACATTCATGGTGGGCAGCTACGGGCCTCGGCCAGAGGAATATGAGTTTCTGACTCCAATTGAGGAGGCCCCCAAGGGCATGCTGGCCCGAGGCACTTACCACAACAAGTCTTTCTTCACCGACGACGACAAGCATGACCACCTCACCTGGGAGTGGAACCTGTCCATTAAGAAGGACTGGACAGAATGA
- the ARHGDIB gene encoding rho GDP-dissociation inhibitor 2 isoform X2 → MTEKAPEPHVEEDDDELDGKLNYKPPPQKSLKELQEMDKDDESLIKYKKTLLGDGPVVADPTAPNVTVTRLTLVCESAPGPITMDLTGDLEALKKETFVLKEGVEYRVKINFKVNKDIVSGLKYVQHTYRTGVKVDKATFMVGSYGPRPEEYEFLTPIEEAPKGMLARGTYHNKSFFTDDDKHDHLTWEWNLSIKKDWTE, encoded by the exons ATGACTGAAAAGGCCCCAGAACCACACGTGGAAGAGGATGACGATGAGCTGGATGGCAAGCTCAACTACAAACCCCCCCCACAAAAGTCCCTGAAGGAGCTTCAGGAGATGGACAAAGATGATGAAAGTCTAATTAAGTACAAGAAAACGCTCCTGGGGGATGGTCCTGTGGTAGCAG ACCCAACAGCCCCCAATGTCACTGTCACCCGCCTGACCCTCGTTTGTGAAAGTGCCCCAGGACCAATCACCATGGACCTCACTG GGGATCTGGAAGCCCTTAAAAAAGAAACCTTTGTCCTAAAGGAAGGTGTTGAATATAGAGTCAAAATTAACTTCAAA GTGAACAAGGATATTGTGTCAGGACTGAAGTATGTTCAACACACCTACCGGACGGGGGTGAAAG tgGATAAAGCAACATTCATGGTGGGCAGCTACGGGCCTCGGCCAGAGGAATATGAGTTTCTGACTCCAATTGAGGAGGCCCCCAAGGGCATGCTGGCCCGAGGCACTTACCACAACAAGTCTTTCTTCACCGACGACGACAAGCATGACCACCTCACCTGGGAGTGGAACCTGTCCATTAAGAAGGACTGGACAGAATGA